In the Azospirillum humicireducens genome, GCGGACAGGCTGGCCGCCACCGTCTGGCCGGTGCTGACTGCGCGGTTCACCACCACCCCGTCGATGGGAGAGCGGATGACCGAACGATTCAGGTCGACGCGGACAAGCTGCAGGGCGGCCTCGCGCTGCGCCACCTGGGCACGGGCGACCTCCACCTGCGCGGCGGCGACGGCGAGCGAGGCTTGCGCCGAGGATTCCGCCGCTTCGGCCTGACGCTTCTGGGCGCGGGCGGCGACCAGCTGGGCCTGGGCGCTGTGGGCGGCCGTTTCGGCCTTTTCGAGGTCGGCGGCGGCGACCACACCCCGGCCCTGCAGGTCGCGCCGCCGCCGCAGATCACGCTCCGCATCGCGTTGGGCAAGCTCGGCGCGCAGGATCTGGGCGTCGGCATTGGCGACGCTGGCCTGTGCGCTGGCGAGATCGGCCCGCGCCTTGTCGAGCAGGGCCTGCTGCTGGATCAGCGCCGCCTTGGCGGAGTCGACGTCGGCACCGGCTTGGGCCAGCCGGGCGGCAAGCTGGTCGCCGTTCAGGCGGGCGAGGATCTGGCCGCTGGTGACGCGGCTGTTGAAATCGGCATAGAGTTCCGCGATCTGCCCGGAGAGCTGGGAGCTGACCTCGACCGTCACCAGGGCGCTCATGGTGCCGGTGGCGGTGATGGCGCTGACCAGGGGGCCCTGCTCGACACGGGCCAGCCGGTAGGCCGGTCCCGGCTCGGCGCGCGCCAGCACGACATAGGCGGACAGGCCGGCCGCGGCGCAGAGCGCCACACCGGCGATGACCGCCATCCGCCTGCCTGCTCTTCCCGCCATATCCGCCCTCCGCGCCGCCGTACCCCGCGCGATCAATCTGGGGGAGTTTAAGCGAAAGTCATGGGCGGAGGATCGTCTTTCCGCTTATGGCTTGGCAATGTCGGGCGATACCACCCGGTCGCCGGGGCGGATGCCCAACCGCGCCGCCATGCCGCCGTTCAGCTCCAGGATCGCCTTCACCGGACCGTCGGAGTTGACGGAGTCGAGCGATTCCGGCACCGCGCGCTCGTGGATGTTCACGATGCGGCCGTCGGCGGCGATGAACAGCATGTCCAGCGGAATCAGGGTGTTCTTCATCCAGAAGCTGGCCGGCTGTACCCGATCGTAGACGAACAGCATTCCGGCATCGGCCGGCATCGACTGGCGGTACATCAGGCCCTGCGCCTGCTGGCCGGGGGTCAAGGCCAGCTCGACGGTGAAGCGGAACTTGCCGCCGCCCGCCGTCTCAACGGTCAGCTTGGACTTCTGGAAGGTCTCCAGCGCCGCCGCCGGAAAGGCGACCGCCAGCAGCAGGAGCGCCATGACGGCACCCCGAAAACCCCGACCGAACATCATGCACGCCCCCGAACGGCTGAAACGGAAGAGGTGCCAGTCAAGCACGGCGCCGCCTTCCTGCCAAATTAAGCGTCTTCAGGCCTTCGCCAGACGGTCGAAGGCCTGCAGCTTCGCCAGCAGGGCCGGCATGTCCGTCAGAGGGACCATGTTGGGGCCGTCGCTGGGGGCGCAGTCCGGGTTCTCGTGCGTCTCCATGAAGACGGCGGCGACGCCGACCGCGATGGCCGCGCGGGCCAGAACCGGAACGAATTCGCGCTGCCCGCCCGAGGTCGTGCCCTGCCCGCCCGGCTGCTGGACGGAGTGGGTGGCGTCGAACACCACCGGGAAACCGGTCTCGGCCATGATCGGCAGGGAGCGCATGTCCGACACCAGCGTGTTGTAGCCGAAGCTGGCGCCGCGCTCGCACAGCAGCACGCGCTCGTTGCCGGAGGCGACCAGCTTGGCGGCGACATTCTTCATGTCCCACGGCGCCAGGAACTGGCCCTTCTTGACGTTGACCGCCCGGCCGGTCTCCGCGGCGGCGATCAGCAGGTCGGTCTGCCGGCAGAGGAAGGCCGGGATCTGCAGCACGTCCACCGCCTCGGCGACCGGGGCGCACTGGCTGGACTCATGCACGTCGGTGATGACCGGGCAGCCGAAGCGCTCGCGGATTTCCGCGAAGATCGGCAGAGCCTTGTCCATGCCCAGACCGCGCGCGGTGGCGATGGATGTGCGGTTGGCCTTGTCGAAGCTCGACTTGTAGATCAGCCCCATGCCCAGCGCCCTGGTCATCTCCACCAGCGCGGACGCGGTCTCCAGCGCATGGTCGCGGCTTTCCATCTGGCAGGGGCCGGCGATCAGGACGAAGGGGCGGTCGTTGGCAATGGTCAGGTCGCCGACCTGGACGGCGCGCGGCGTGGTCATCGGAGTGCTCCAATACGAAAACGGGCGAAACGGCGCCCGTGGGCCTTTGCATCCCATTAAATGGGGGGACGGTCAATGGCGGGCGCCACCGCGGGCTGCAAGCCACTTAGGCGCCTGCCGAATGCCCCCTCCCCGACCCTCCCCCGCTTTGCGGGAGAGGGAGCTGAGCGCATTAGCGGCGGGGTTCCCTCTCCCGCAAAGCGGGGGAGGGTTAGGGAGGGGGCAAACGTCACCCCAGATGCGTCCGGAAGAACTCCACCGTCAGCCGGTTCGCCTCGTCGGCGGCATCCCGGTCGTAATGCTCGCCGCCCGGCCTTGCGAACGCATGGTCCATGCCCGGATAGACCTTTGCGGTCACCCATCTGTTGCCCTTCACTCCGTCGATCACGGCGTCACGCTTGTCGGGGCTGGAGAACTTGTCGTTCTCCGCGATGTGCAGAAGCAGCGGCTTGGCGATCCTGTCGGCCTCACCCAGCAGCCCTTCCAGCCCGACGCCGTAATAGCCGACATTGGCGTCGGCGTCCGACCGCGTCGCCATCAGGAAGGCCAGCCGGCCGCCCAGGCAGTAGCCGACGCTGCCCGCCTTGCCGGTGCAGCCATCCTGACCGCGGACCCAGGCGAGCGCCGCCTTCAGATCCTCCACCGCCTTGTCCTGGTCCATGCCGTTCATCAGGGCGAAGGCCTGGTTCCATTCCTCCTGCGTCTTGTCGGTCAGCTGTACGCCCGGCTGCTGGCGCCAGAACAGGTCGGGGCACACCGCCAGAAATCCCTGCGAGGCGTACCAGTCGCACAGCTCGCGCATCACCGCGTTGACGCCGAAGATCTCCTGGATCACCACCAGTCCGCCGGCCGGCGTCGCGGCGGGTTTGGCGACATAAGCCGAAAAACGCCCTCCGTCGGCGGCCTCAATCATCATTTCCGGCATCGTCTTGTCATCCTCCCGTTTGCAAATCCGCCCCTGATATGGAGCGGCCTCGGCGCCGGTCATCCCGCCTTCCGTCAGAATCCGACACTGAGGCCGACGACGCCGCCTTAATCGCGGCGATCCTGACGCGGTTCATGGTCCATCCCTGATCTGATTGTTTTAGAGAGCGATTTTCAGGAGTTCGTTCCATAAGGATGCCCGATGCACAATAAACATGACGTATAGGTAATATTACCGATACAAAAACGCCCCGCCTTGAGGGGCGGGGCGTTTTCGTGGAACGGGTGATCAGGGATGAAGGGGAAAGCCCCCGCCTGCCGCTCAGACCAGCCGGCTCTGATCGATGGCCGCCTTGATGAAGGCGGTGAACAGCGGGTGCGGTTCGAACGGCTTGGACTTCAGTTCCGGGTGGAACTGCACGCCGATGAACCAGGGATGATCGGGGATCTCGACGATCTCCGGCAGTTCCCCGTCGGGCGACAGGCCGCTGAACTTCATGCCGCAGCGCTCCAGACGCTCCTTGTAGTACACGTTCACCTCGTAGCGGTGACGGTGCCGTTCGGAGATGTCGGTGGTGCCGTAGACCTCGGCGACCTTGCTGCCTTCCAGCAGCTTGGCCGGATAGGCGCCCAGCCGCATGGTGCCGCCCAGGTCGCCGACTTCGGCGCGGCGCTCCAGCGTGTTGCCGCGCATCCACTCCGTCATCAGGCCGACGACCGGGTTGCCCGGCTTGCCCAGCTCGGTGGAGCCGGCATCCTCGATCTTCGCCATGTTGCGGGCGGCTTCGATCACCGCCATCTGCATGCCGAAGCAGATGCCGAAATAGGGCACCTTGCGCTCGCGGGCGAACTTGGCGGCGCGGATCTTGCCTTCCGTCCCGCGGGAGCCGAAACCGCCCGGCACCAGAATTCCGTGGACATTCTCCAGCCGCTTCACCGCCGCGTCGTCATCCTCGAAGATCTCCGAATCGATCCAGTCGAGGTTGACCTTGACGTTGTTGGCGATGCCGCCGTGGGTCAGCGCCTCGGCCAGCGACTTGTAGCTGTCCAGCAGGCTGATGTACTTGCCGACCACCGCGATGGTGACCTCGCCCTGCGGCTTGCGCACCCGATCCATGATGCGGGTCCAGCGCGACAGGTCCGGTTCCTTGTCGGTCGGCAGGCCGAAATAGCTCAGGACCTGGGTGTCGAAGCCTTCCTCGTGGTAGCTGATCGGCACCTGATAGATCGACTCGACGTCGAGCGCCGCGATCACCCGTTCCGGACGGATGTTGCAGAACAGTGCGATCTTCTTGCGCTCGTTCTCCGGAATCGGACGGTCGGCGCGGCACAGCAGGATGTTGGCCTGGATGCCGACGCTCAGAAGCTCCTTCACCGAATGCTGGGTCGGCTTGGTCTTCAGCTCGCCGGCGGTCGGGATGTAGGGCAGCAGGGTCAGGTGGATGTAGAGGACATTCTCCTGCCCGACCTCGTTGCCGAACTGGCGGATCGCCTCCAGGAAGGGCAGCGACTCGATATCGCCCACCGTGCCGCCGATCTCGATGAGGACGAAGTCCTCGTCGGTGGCGTCGGCGCGGATGAATTCCTTGATCTCGTCGGTGATGTGCGGAATGACCTGGACGGTGCCGCCCAAGTAATCGCCGCGACGCTCCTTGGCGATCACGGTGGAATAGATGCGGCCGGTGGTGATGTTGTCGCCCTTGCGGGCCGACACGCCGGTGAACCGCTCGTAATGGCCGAGGTCGAGATCCGTCTCAGCCCCGTCGTCGGTCACGAAGACCTCGCCGTGCTGGTAGGGGCTCATCGTTCCGGGGTCGACGTTCAGGTACGGATCCAGCTTGCGCAGGCGCACCTTGTAGCCGCGCGCCTGGAGAAGCGCCCCAAGCGCCGCCGACGCCAGACCTTTGCCCAGCGAAGAAACGACGCCACCGGTGATGAAGATGTAGCGAGTCATGTCCGTCCGAAGAGCTTGAGAGCTGTTCCATGTCCCCGTGGGGGACGGATTGCCGATGTCCCCAGAGGGGACGGAATTGTCCTTCCCCAGAGGGGACGGAATTGTCCTTCCCCAGAGGGGACGGAATTGTCCTTCTCCCCGATGGGGAGAGATGTTCAACGTCCCCCGGAGGGTCGCCGCCGTGATGCCGCCGTGACGGTGGCGTCGCGAACGTCGGCCCTCAAAAGAAAGAGGCGGCTTCGGGGAGGCCGCCTCGCTGTTCGCTCGTACCCGTGCGCTGCTGGGATGAACCCTTTACTGGGCCACCGGCGGCGCTGGCTGGGCCGGAGCGGCAGGCTGCGCCGGGACCGCCGGAGCGGTCGACTGCGCGGGCGCCGCCGGCAGGCTGTCGATGATCGACGCCGGACGGGAATGCCCGCCGGCCAGGATCGCCAGCACGATGCTGGTGGCGAAGAAGCAGGCGGCCAGGATGCCGGTGGTCCGCGTCAGCAGATTGGCCGTTCCGCGGGTGCTCATCATGCCGCCCATGGTGCCGCCGCCGATGCCGAGCCCGCCGCCTTCCGACCGCTGGATCAGGATCACGCCGACCAGCCCGATGGCGATCAGCAGGTGAATAACCAGAATCACCGATTCCATGCGATGCTCACCCCACACCCATCCCAAAAATCGAATAGCGCGCCACAGGCCGTCTTAAGGGCCCGTGGCGCGCGCCCACTGTTTGTACCGCGGAGCCGCGCGATATGCCAGCGCCAAAATACCTATGCCGTATCCATTGGCGGCATGGCTGGCACCTGACTTCCGTATCAGCGGCAGGCGGTGGCGATGCCCCAGAAATCCTCGGCCTTCAACGACGCACCGCCGACCAGCGCGCCGTCGACATTGTCCACCGCCATCAGTTCCGCCGCGTTGCCCGGCTTGACCGAGCCGCCGTAGAGAATGCGGACCTTGTCCGGGTCGGCGATCTTTCCGGCCAGTTCGGCCCGGATGTGGGCATGCATCGCCTTCACGTCGTCCGGAGTCGCGGTCTTGCCGGTGCCGATGGCCCAGACCGGCTCATAGGCGATGACGGTGTTCTCCGCCGTGGCGCCGGCGGGGATGGAGCCGGCGAGCTGACCCGATACCACCGCGTTGGCATCGCCGGCGTCACGCTGCGCCTCCGTCTCGCCGACGCAGACGATGGCGACCAGCCCTTCCTTGTGGGCGGCGACCGCCTTGGCGTTGACCACGGCATCGCTCTCGCCATGGTCGGCGCGGCGCTCCGAATGGCCGAGGATGACGAAGCGGCAGCCTGCGTCCTTCAGCATGGTCGGGGCCACGTCGCCGGTGTGGGCGCCGGAGGTCTTCGGGGCGCAGTCCTGGCCGCCCAGCGCCAGCGGGCTGTCGGCGATCGCCTCCCCCACCGGGAACAGCAGCGGGAAGGGCGGGCAGACCAGCATGTCGAAGGCGACCGGGCCGGCGCCCTTCAGCCGCCCGGCAAGGTCGGAGGCGAGATCCAGCCCGTCGGCCTTCAACCCGTTCATCTTCCAGTTTCCGGCGATCAGCTTCCGGCGTGCGGTCATGGTCGTTTCCTTCTTGTCTCGGCTTTGTATGGGAACTTGTGGAACGTTCTTTGCCTCTCGTGACCACAGCCCATACCAAGCCCGCCGCGGAATTTCCACCCACCCGACCGGTGCACCCACCCATGGCGACCGTCAGGGACATCGTGTAGCACCCGGCCGATGCCAAGGCGCCCAAGCGGCGGAGGAAAAGCCGCTCTGGTGAATGAGCTTGTTCTTGTAACCGGACGCACGATTGTTTATGTCTGAGTCGCTGTCCTAATTAGAACAAAACGAACCAACCGCGTCGCCATGGCTGACCTGAAAGCAGGCGTGAACCAGCTCTTCCTCCGCGAGGAGGAACTCCGTACCGGGATGGAGCTGCTTTTCTACGCTTATCGCGAATTCACCGCCGAACCGGACGAAATTCTGGCGGAGATCGGCTTCGGCCGGGCGCATCACCGCGTGATATATTTCGTCGGCCGCTATCCCAGGATCACCGTGTCGGAACTGCTGGCGATCCTGAAGATCACCAAGCAGAGCCTGTCGCGC is a window encoding:
- the tpiA gene encoding triose-phosphate isomerase, which translates into the protein MTARRKLIAGNWKMNGLKADGLDLASDLAGRLKGAGPVAFDMLVCPPFPLLFPVGEAIADSPLALGGQDCAPKTSGAHTGDVAPTMLKDAGCRFVILGHSERRADHGESDAVVNAKAVAAHKEGLVAIVCVGETEAQRDAGDANAVVSGQLAGSIPAGATAENTVIAYEPVWAIGTGKTATPDDVKAMHAHIRAELAGKIADPDKVRILYGGSVKPGNAAELMAVDNVDGALVGGASLKAEDFWGIATACR
- a CDS encoding DUF192 domain-containing protein: MALLLLAVAFPAAALETFQKSKLTVETAGGGKFRFTVELALTPGQQAQGLMYRQSMPADAGMLFVYDRVQPASFWMKNTLIPLDMLFIAADGRIVNIHERAVPESLDSVNSDGPVKAILELNGGMAARLGIRPGDRVVSPDIAKP
- the kdsA gene encoding 3-deoxy-8-phosphooctulonate synthase, producing MTTPRAVQVGDLTIANDRPFVLIAGPCQMESRDHALETASALVEMTRALGMGLIYKSSFDKANRTSIATARGLGMDKALPIFAEIRERFGCPVITDVHESSQCAPVAEAVDVLQIPAFLCRQTDLLIAAAETGRAVNVKKGQFLAPWDMKNVAAKLVASGNERVLLCERGASFGYNTLVSDMRSLPIMAETGFPVVFDATHSVQQPGGQGTTSGGQREFVPVLARAAIAVGVAAVFMETHENPDCAPSDGPNMVPLTDMPALLAKLQAFDRLAKA
- a CDS encoding CTP synthase; its protein translation is MTRYIFITGGVVSSLGKGLASAALGALLQARGYKVRLRKLDPYLNVDPGTMSPYQHGEVFVTDDGAETDLDLGHYERFTGVSARKGDNITTGRIYSTVIAKERRGDYLGGTVQVIPHITDEIKEFIRADATDEDFVLIEIGGTVGDIESLPFLEAIRQFGNEVGQENVLYIHLTLLPYIPTAGELKTKPTQHSVKELLSVGIQANILLCRADRPIPENERKKIALFCNIRPERVIAALDVESIYQVPISYHEEGFDTQVLSYFGLPTDKEPDLSRWTRIMDRVRKPQGEVTIAVVGKYISLLDSYKSLAEALTHGGIANNVKVNLDWIDSEIFEDDDAAVKRLENVHGILVPGGFGSRGTEGKIRAAKFARERKVPYFGICFGMQMAVIEAARNMAKIEDAGSTELGKPGNPVVGLMTEWMRGNTLERRAEVGDLGGTMRLGAYPAKLLEGSKVAEVYGTTDISERHRHRYEVNVYYKERLERCGMKFSGLSPDGELPEIVEIPDHPWFIGVQFHPELKSKPFEPHPLFTAFIKAAIDQSRLV
- a CDS encoding dienelactone hydrolase family protein — its product is MPEMMIEAADGGRFSAYVAKPAATPAGGLVVIQEIFGVNAVMRELCDWYASQGFLAVCPDLFWRQQPGVQLTDKTQEEWNQAFALMNGMDQDKAVEDLKAALAWVRGQDGCTGKAGSVGYCLGGRLAFLMATRSDADANVGYYGVGLEGLLGEADRIAKPLLLHIAENDKFSSPDKRDAVIDGVKGNRWVTAKVYPGMDHAFARPGGEHYDRDAADEANRLTVEFFRTHLG
- the secG gene encoding preprotein translocase subunit SecG, giving the protein MESVILVIHLLIAIGLVGVILIQRSEGGGLGIGGGTMGGMMSTRGTANLLTRTTGILAACFFATSIVLAILAGGHSRPASIIDSLPAAPAQSTAPAVPAQPAAPAQPAPPVAQ